In the Paenibacillus pabuli genome, one interval contains:
- a CDS encoding AAA family ATPase codes for MSYIRMEHEHAVELLNRVIKRVESVIIGKKQEIQYVLTAMLSGGHVLLEDVPGTGKTMLVRAVASSLNCSMGRIQFTSDVMPADVTGTSMYQPHTSEFTFRPGPVMSNIVLADEINRASPRTQSALLEAMEERRITVDGTTHALPRPFFLLATQNPLQFEGTYRLPEAQLDRFLMRIGLGYPEPEQEVELLTRVHSRELLDELRPVVLAEEVVAMQREVRHVHVDPVVKQYLVAVAVATRNHPAVRLGISPRGTLAWMAATQAYAYLQGRSYVIPDDVKEVAVPVLAHRIGLKAQNRTEAFRGQEQVVQDALSSVPVPVQMTAQGRSRR; via the coding sequence ATGTCGTATATTCGAATGGAACATGAACATGCGGTCGAACTGCTGAACAGGGTGATCAAGCGGGTCGAAAGTGTAATTATAGGCAAAAAACAAGAGATTCAATATGTCCTTACTGCAATGCTGAGTGGGGGGCACGTGCTTCTGGAAGATGTACCGGGGACAGGAAAAACGATGCTGGTTCGGGCTGTCGCTTCTTCATTGAACTGTTCCATGGGCCGTATTCAATTCACCTCCGATGTCATGCCAGCAGATGTTACAGGTACATCCATGTATCAGCCTCACACGAGTGAATTTACATTCCGGCCAGGACCTGTTATGTCCAACATTGTACTGGCTGACGAGATCAATCGGGCGTCGCCCCGGACCCAGTCTGCCTTGCTGGAAGCGATGGAAGAACGGCGAATCACGGTGGATGGCACGACACATGCTTTGCCAAGGCCGTTCTTCCTGCTGGCCACGCAGAATCCACTGCAATTTGAGGGCACATATCGTTTACCCGAAGCGCAGCTGGACCGTTTTCTCATGCGAATCGGACTCGGATACCCGGAACCGGAACAGGAAGTGGAACTGCTAACCAGAGTACACAGCAGAGAATTGCTGGATGAACTGCGTCCGGTGGTGCTCGCTGAAGAAGTGGTTGCGATGCAGCGTGAAGTCAGACATGTGCATGTTGATCCCGTAGTCAAACAGTACCTGGTGGCGGTTGCTGTAGCTACTCGCAATCATCCGGCCGTGAGGCTCGGAATCAGTCCGCGCGGAACGCTGGCCTGGATGGCTGCGACGCAGGCATATGCCTATCTGCAGGGGCGAAGCTATGTCATTCCGGATGATGTAAAAGAAGTGGCTGTGCCTGTGCTTGCCCACCGAATCGGGTTGAAAGCCCAGAATAGAACGGAGGCATTTCGTGGGCAGGAACAGGTCGTTCAGGATGCCTTATCCTCTGTTCCCGTACCTGTGCAAATGACAGCTCAGGGAAGGAGCCGGCGATGA
- a CDS encoding polysaccharide deacetylase, protein MIRRTDFRVVEKEEQSLKAQPIHKHASPAWPSCLLRLAVMICVFASYAWTAYPSEAAGAEAVVPKNESNSEKVVYLSFDDGPGKHTREVLDILREEQVQATFFVLGEEAERYPELIQAAVEEGHALGNHTYNHHYDELYSDFKSFWKQVKQTEEIVNRITGFRPNLVRAPGGTYGHFDQNYFDLLELGGYTVMDWNVDSGDSKRKGVPAKEILRNATKVPSDTSSVIVLMHDGGAHAETVKALPGIIEYYRDHGYRFDTMNAENQPVQFRVHPEGKYKSRKAPGAEWVTEHVKANRNLWLTGKELKVEIGLAAATLKQGEFRVEDQRIMVPLRPFMKKFGGSIRWDVESRTATAVWKDRVIQADSVRGELKSTSASLSNDRTIQGAVQGQGGTIWVPLRELLELMGLDVSSLQSDESEWIVKANLPLAAALNFYLYRTI, encoded by the coding sequence ATGATACGGAGAACGGATTTCAGAGTGGTAGAAAAAGAAGAGCAATCCCTAAAAGCCCAACCCATACATAAGCATGCATCCCCCGCCTGGCCATCTTGTCTGCTTCGTCTTGCGGTGATGATATGTGTATTTGCTTCTTATGCCTGGACGGCATATCCTTCTGAAGCCGCTGGCGCAGAAGCCGTTGTTCCTAAGAATGAGAGCAACAGTGAAAAGGTAGTCTATCTGAGTTTTGACGACGGACCAGGCAAGCATACCCGTGAAGTATTGGATATTTTGCGCGAGGAACAGGTTCAAGCCACATTTTTTGTCCTTGGAGAAGAGGCAGAACGTTATCCTGAACTGATTCAGGCCGCAGTGGAAGAGGGTCATGCTCTCGGCAATCATACGTATAACCATCATTATGATGAACTGTATAGTGATTTTAAATCGTTCTGGAAACAGGTGAAGCAGACGGAAGAAATCGTGAACCGCATCACCGGATTCCGCCCAAACCTGGTACGGGCGCCTGGCGGAACATATGGACATTTTGATCAAAATTATTTCGATCTGCTCGAATTGGGTGGGTATACCGTGATGGACTGGAACGTGGACAGCGGCGATTCGAAGCGCAAGGGTGTACCAGCGAAAGAAATTTTGCGTAATGCCACCAAGGTGCCTTCGGATACCAGCTCAGTCATCGTGTTAATGCATGATGGTGGAGCTCATGCCGAGACGGTCAAGGCACTACCGGGAATTATCGAATACTACCGTGATCACGGATATCGTTTTGACACCATGAACGCGGAGAATCAACCTGTACAATTCCGTGTTCATCCTGAAGGAAAATATAAATCTCGCAAAGCACCTGGCGCCGAGTGGGTTACGGAACATGTGAAAGCCAATCGTAACCTATGGCTAACCGGCAAGGAACTTAAGGTAGAGATTGGCCTTGCTGCTGCCACATTGAAGCAAGGGGAATTTCGCGTGGAAGATCAGCGGATCATGGTGCCATTACGACCGTTTATGAAAAAGTTTGGCGGCAGCATTCGCTGGGATGTGGAATCCAGAACGGCGACTGCGGTATGGAAGGACAGAGTTATCCAGGCGGACAGCGTCCGCGGGGAACTGAAATCCACATCAGCGAGTCTATCGAATGATAGAACGATACAGGGAGCAGTGCAGGGGCAGGGGGGGACGATATGGGTTCCGCTGCGAGAACTGCTGGAATTAATGGGGCTGGATGTATCTTCGCTGCAATCCGATGAATCCGAGTGGATCGTGAAGGCCAATTTGCCTCTCGCAGCAGCGTTAAACTTCTATTTGTACAGAACGATATGA
- a CDS encoding DedA family protein, producing MELLEKIQHLFGSYGYSVLFFGLLLEFIALPFPGETTMAYAGYLSYKGQLDFGILAVLAFLGTTIGMTITYFIGAKAGLPFIVRYGKWFLFKQDKLDKTQKWFAKYGNALIFIGYFIPGVRHFTGYFAGIAAVPFRKFALYAYSGALFWVVLFLGIGKVFGPQWNAVFHLAHQYAAYIVAGIGLLLIAAVLYRYRKAWGQRSVRKSSPIRQKQNAE from the coding sequence TTGGAATTGCTTGAAAAGATCCAGCATCTATTTGGATCCTATGGATACAGCGTTTTGTTTTTTGGCTTATTGCTGGAATTTATCGCTCTTCCCTTCCCGGGAGAAACAACCATGGCTTACGCAGGATACCTATCGTACAAAGGACAACTGGACTTCGGGATTCTTGCCGTACTTGCCTTTTTGGGAACGACAATCGGCATGACGATCACTTACTTCATTGGGGCCAAGGCCGGCCTGCCCTTCATCGTCCGCTACGGAAAATGGTTTCTATTCAAACAGGACAAGCTGGATAAAACGCAAAAGTGGTTTGCCAAGTATGGTAATGCTCTGATTTTCATCGGATACTTCATACCGGGTGTTCGTCATTTCACCGGGTACTTCGCAGGTATAGCGGCTGTTCCCTTTCGCAAATTCGCTCTATATGCATACTCGGGTGCACTGTTCTGGGTTGTGTTATTTCTAGGCATCGGAAAAGTATTTGGTCCACAGTGGAACGCCGTGTTCCATCTTGCGCATCAATATGCCGCCTATATCGTTGCAGGCATTGGATTGTTACTGATCGCCGCCGTGCTGTACCGCTACCGGAAAGCTTGGGGACAACGCTCCGTTCGCAAGTCCTCTCCAATTAGACAAAAACAGAATGCAGAATGA
- a CDS encoding MFS transporter: protein MTFSLGFKRLLHAEPNYRQLFMAGLLNGIGDRFSQVAMLALILGTTGSGLAVGLALGLRVFPFLLLAPLGGVLTLHFSRRSIMIVTNLLRVPVALSYLLVHQADDLWILYTASTLLACAEAIYAPVRKSGIPLLVRSENLHKINGLEQVMNGSVLIVGAFLGGIVSSVMGPQAAFVINALAFLFAAALIRKMSFPPLSMNQVDEMVGREPARKHVGIARMLWQFICSSVPLQILVAFELWVPVINGIDNVLISVYAIEVFKLGDWGVGLFYAALGIGLVLSSWGSRYLQLWLLPGVVACLFIEGCLLMLLSEARLASAAVLMYILLAFMSGMGNTCLDTLLMRETPEKYRGVVYGLVTACSSTMLGLSMFGAGILLELLEPRRLGFAGGLGFAMIALLLAAYAWIRAREVFKMK from the coding sequence ATGACATTCAGTTTAGGTTTTAAACGCTTGCTGCACGCAGAACCCAATTACAGACAGCTTTTCATGGCGGGATTATTGAACGGAATTGGAGATCGATTCAGTCAGGTGGCCATGCTCGCCTTGATTCTTGGAACAACCGGTTCAGGTCTCGCTGTAGGTCTGGCACTTGGGTTAAGGGTGTTTCCTTTTCTTCTTCTGGCTCCGTTAGGGGGTGTATTAACACTTCATTTTAGCCGGCGATCGATTATGATCGTTACCAATCTCCTAAGAGTACCCGTGGCTTTAAGTTATTTGCTTGTGCACCAAGCAGATGATCTATGGATTCTCTATACAGCGAGTACGCTGCTCGCTTGCGCTGAAGCAATCTATGCGCCTGTCCGCAAATCAGGAATCCCCTTGCTGGTACGTTCGGAAAACCTGCATAAGATTAATGGGCTCGAACAGGTCATGAATGGATCTGTTCTCATCGTGGGAGCTTTTTTGGGTGGTATCGTCTCATCTGTCATGGGTCCTCAGGCTGCTTTTGTAATCAACGCACTTGCTTTTCTGTTTGCCGCTGCTTTGATTCGCAAGATGTCGTTCCCACCACTCAGCATGAATCAAGTCGATGAAATGGTGGGGAGGGAGCCTGCCCGGAAGCATGTCGGGATTGCTCGGATGCTGTGGCAGTTCATCTGCTCATCTGTCCCTTTGCAGATCCTTGTTGCGTTTGAGTTGTGGGTTCCTGTTATTAATGGGATTGATAATGTTCTGATCAGTGTGTATGCGATTGAAGTGTTCAAACTCGGAGATTGGGGTGTGGGTTTGTTTTACGCAGCACTGGGGATTGGACTTGTGCTTAGCAGTTGGGGGTCTCGTTATTTGCAGCTGTGGCTGCTCCCTGGGGTTGTAGCCTGTCTATTCATTGAAGGCTGTTTATTAATGCTGTTAAGTGAGGCTAGGCTCGCATCAGCTGCTGTCCTGATGTATATTCTGCTGGCCTTTATGTCGGGTATGGGAAACACATGTCTGGATACGCTGCTAATGCGGGAAACCCCGGAGAAATACCGCGGGGTTGTCTATGGTTTAGTGACGGCATGCAGCAGTACGATGCTTGGGTTATCCATGTTTGGCGCAGGGATACTTCTGGAGTTGTTGGAACCGCGTAGACTTGGTTTTGCAGGGGGATTGGGATTTGCAATGATTGCGCTCTTGCTCGCAGCCTACGCATGGATTCGTGCACGGGAGGTTTTCAAAATGAAATAA
- a CDS encoding spore germination protein produces MSSAAQSDHEQKLISPNLIENTEYCKQVMGQSNDLMIRPLQCLHKWPSILLYIDGLVDVQILNQAILGSLLQTHDLPGFSADDERLSYLQNDILAASDVLLVDNIQDVLNALLSGSAVLLIEGSTKGLKIGAAGWEDRAVTEPVSQTVVRGPMEGFNENLRTNTSLIRKRIRDPHLWIEEREVGRVTKTKVAVLYLEHIVDSEVVEELRRRLDEIDIDSVLEGGYIEELVQDKTGTIFPTVYNSERPDTVSAALLEGRVAIIVDGTPFVLLVPALFVHFFQSAEDYYQRADISTLIRMIRYLAFFIALLAPSFYIAISTFHQEMLPTNLLISLAAQREGVPFPAFIEAILMELTYEILREAGIRIPKTVGQAVSIVGTLVIGQAAVDAGVVSAAMVIIVSITAISSYVIPENGLSISVRILRFVLMILAAAFGFYGILVVLLITVTHLCSLRSFGVPYMSPFAPLVQKDLKDTIFRVPWSHMKTRPLSTGTPNKTRQSNKKMKR; encoded by the coding sequence ATGAGTTCTGCGGCACAGAGCGATCATGAACAGAAGCTAATTTCACCGAATCTGATTGAAAATACGGAATATTGCAAACAAGTGATGGGCCAGAGCAACGACTTGATGATCCGCCCGCTCCAATGTTTACATAAATGGCCTTCCATACTGTTATACATCGATGGGTTGGTCGATGTTCAGATTCTGAATCAGGCCATCCTGGGATCTCTGCTTCAGACACATGATCTTCCGGGGTTCTCGGCAGACGATGAACGCCTTAGCTATCTCCAAAATGACATCCTTGCTGCCAGTGATGTGCTACTGGTAGACAATATTCAGGATGTACTTAACGCCTTATTATCGGGGTCGGCAGTACTGCTAATCGAAGGCTCAACCAAAGGCCTGAAAATCGGAGCAGCCGGCTGGGAAGACCGTGCTGTTACCGAGCCTGTATCCCAAACAGTCGTGCGCGGACCTATGGAAGGCTTTAATGAAAACTTGCGTACGAATACCTCCCTGATCCGCAAACGAATTCGTGATCCTCATCTGTGGATTGAAGAAAGAGAAGTCGGAAGAGTGACCAAGACCAAAGTTGCCGTATTATATCTGGAACATATCGTGGATTCGGAAGTGGTGGAAGAACTCCGGCGCAGGCTCGATGAGATTGATATCGATAGCGTTCTGGAAGGCGGATATATCGAAGAACTGGTTCAAGACAAGACCGGGACAATCTTTCCGACAGTCTATAACAGTGAGCGGCCTGATACGGTGTCCGCTGCACTCCTGGAAGGACGTGTTGCCATTATTGTGGACGGAACCCCCTTTGTACTACTGGTTCCGGCACTGTTTGTGCATTTCTTTCAATCTGCAGAAGATTACTATCAGCGTGCTGACATTAGTACACTGATTCGAATGATTCGCTATCTGGCCTTTTTTATCGCTCTGCTTGCTCCATCCTTTTACATCGCCATTTCTACCTTCCATCAGGAGATGCTGCCGACGAACCTGCTGATTAGTCTGGCCGCCCAGCGTGAAGGTGTTCCCTTTCCTGCCTTCATTGAAGCCATTTTGATGGAACTTACCTATGAAATCTTGCGAGAGGCCGGAATTCGGATTCCAAAAACGGTCGGTCAGGCTGTTTCCATCGTGGGAACACTTGTCATTGGTCAAGCGGCAGTTGATGCGGGGGTTGTGTCTGCAGCGATGGTCATCATCGTGTCAATTACCGCGATATCCAGTTACGTCATTCCGGAGAATGGATTATCCATTTCGGTTCGCATATTGCGTTTCGTATTGATGATACTGGCTGCTGCCTTTGGTTTCTATGGCATTCTGGTCGTTCTGCTCATTACAGTAACTCATCTCTGCAGCCTTCGCTCATTTGGAGTACCCTATATGTCACCATTTGCTCCTTTGGTTCAGAAGGATCTGAAGGATACGATCTTTCGCGTACCCTGGTCTCACATGAAAACCCGCCCTCTGAGTACGGGTACACCGAACAAAACCAGACAGTCCAACAAAAAAATGAAACGCTGA